A part of Vallitalea okinawensis genomic DNA contains:
- a CDS encoding PTS sugar transporter subunit IIA, whose translation MFNLFKKKEVALYMPAKGKVIELDQVPDQVFASRMVGDGVAFIPHDGLIKAPCSGKVVQVFPTNHAIGIESKEGLEVLIHLGIDTVELKGEGFQSLIKEGQEIKKGDPLAKMDLKLIKEKGKEIITPVVITNMEIVKELKPCRLDETIDDEVILNIRLK comes from the coding sequence ATGTTTAATTTATTTAAAAAGAAAGAAGTTGCTCTTTATATGCCTGCTAAAGGTAAGGTGATTGAATTAGACCAGGTTCCTGATCAAGTCTTTGCTTCTAGGATGGTGGGAGATGGTGTAGCCTTCATACCTCATGATGGTTTGATAAAAGCACCATGTTCTGGAAAGGTGGTTCAAGTGTTTCCAACCAATCATGCTATTGGTATTGAATCAAAAGAAGGTCTTGAAGTACTTATACATCTTGGAATCGATACGGTTGAGCTAAAGGGCGAAGGATTTCAATCATTAATCAAAGAAGGTCAAGAGATCAAAAAAGGTGATCCATTAGCCAAAATGGACCTGAAATTAATAAAAGAAAAAGGAAAAGAAATTATTACGCCAGTGGTGATAACCAACATGGAAATAGTGAAGGAATTAAAACCTTGCCGATTGGATGAGACCATTGACGATGAAGTGATATTAAATATACGATTAAAGTAG
- a CDS encoding HPr family phosphocarrier protein, whose translation MLRQEVVLTYDFHARPSTHLVNQAMKFKSDIKILLGDHEANAKSILSIMTLELVIGDTIQIETSGIDEEEAMKKLVHIIEVPQEEDW comes from the coding sequence ATGCTTAGACAGGAAGTTGTATTAACATATGATTTTCATGCACGACCATCAACTCATCTTGTTAATCAGGCTATGAAGTTTAAATCCGACATTAAAATTCTATTAGGAGATCATGAAGCAAATGCAAAGAGTATTTTAAGTATTATGACCCTAGAATTAGTTATAGGAGACACCATTCAAATAGAAACCAGTGGAATAGATGAAGAAGAGGCTATGAAGAAGCTGGTACATATAATTGAGGTTCCGCAGGAAGAGGATTGGTAG
- a CDS encoding PTS transporter subunit EIIC codes for MNDVRNQFSAVCLTIALASVLLRLGYEDILDSSLLRALGDSVIVHIPLLLGCLVAINLDEDKSYRCVMQVIFFYLAIQYVLNYFGYSVSMLAGFIAGLSCYTDRLIKKKYFKYDKEHWSYIFYFVLGSICGILLGIFQFALESNINAFAQWLASLPQHVSSFLYGISEVLLKPLGLNTELREVILYQYSSSGNILGDYYLYLQGDSGAGLYMTGEYPIIIFGSLGIMTAVLFNLGEKKNPATVISVILLFISAILTGVTEGIELFILALAPVLYILHSLLSGVSFLLCSLLDCREGYRFSAGLWDYIVQYGSAVNGDIIILLGILFFLLYLTLFVTILNPVLIKDGVNSMRKKVALLSMNFKTIKNNLQRDNVLEEEPKDSEEHIIHKITVDEDEGL; via the coding sequence ATGAATGATGTAAGAAATCAATTTTCAGCAGTATGTTTAACGATTGCATTAGCTTCGGTTTTGCTAAGATTAGGTTATGAAGATATTCTAGATAGTAGCTTGTTGAGAGCATTAGGGGATAGTGTCATCGTACATATACCCTTGCTATTGGGGTGCCTAGTTGCTATTAATTTGGACGAGGATAAAAGTTATAGATGTGTTATGCAAGTGATCTTTTTTTACTTAGCTATACAATATGTTTTAAACTATTTCGGTTACAGTGTTAGTATGTTAGCTGGATTTATAGCTGGACTCAGTTGTTATACTGACAGATTGATTAAGAAAAAATACTTTAAGTATGACAAAGAGCATTGGAGTTACATTTTCTACTTTGTGTTAGGGAGTATATGTGGCATTCTTTTAGGTATTTTCCAGTTTGCTTTGGAAAGTAACATAAACGCCTTTGCTCAGTGGTTAGCAAGTCTACCACAACATGTTAGTAGCTTTTTATATGGGATTAGTGAAGTCTTATTAAAGCCTTTGGGGTTAAATACTGAACTAAGAGAAGTGATTTTATATCAATACAGTAGTAGTGGGAACATTTTAGGTGATTATTACCTCTATCTTCAAGGTGATTCTGGAGCTGGTCTATATATGACTGGTGAGTATCCTATTATCATTTTTGGATCTTTAGGTATTATGACAGCAGTTTTATTTAACTTAGGTGAAAAAAAGAATCCTGCGACGGTAATAAGTGTAATCCTTTTATTTATTTCTGCTATTTTAACAGGAGTGACAGAAGGGATTGAACTTTTTATATTAGCTTTAGCACCTGTGCTCTACATCTTACATAGTTTATTATCAGGAGTCTCATTTTTACTATGTTCTTTATTAGACTGTAGAGAAGGTTATCGATTTTCAGCTGGGTTATGGGACTATATTGTTCAATATGGGAGTGCAGTCAATGGCGATATAATTATCCTACTAGGTATTCTGTTTTTTCTACTCTATCTCACTCTTTTTGTGACAATTTTAAATCCAGTGTTAATCAAAGATGGTGTTAATAGTATGAGGAAGAAAGTAGCCTTGCTCTCAATGAATTTTAAAACAATAAAAAATAACTTACAACGAGACAATGTTTTAGAAGAGGAACCAAAAGACTCTGAGGAACACATCATACATAAAATAACAGTAGACGAAGACGAAGGATTATGA
- the infC gene encoding translation initiation factor IF-3 encodes MVNEQIRDREVRLIDENGEQLGIMSSRDAQKIAKEKNLDLVKVSPQARPPVCKIINYGKFKFEQSKKQKEARKNQKIVSIKEVRLSPNIEEHDINTKMKNANKFLSKGDRVKVSVRFRGRELAHTEVGRKILLNFAEGLKEVGDVEKPPKMEGRFMVMFLAPKN; translated from the coding sequence ATGGTAAATGAGCAAATTCGCGACAGAGAAGTTAGATTGATTGATGAAAATGGAGAACAGCTTGGCATTATGTCTTCAAGGGATGCGCAAAAAATCGCCAAAGAAAAGAATCTTGATTTGGTGAAGGTGTCACCTCAAGCTAGACCACCAGTTTGTAAAATTATCAATTATGGTAAATTTAAATTCGAACAATCTAAAAAGCAAAAAGAAGCTAGGAAGAACCAAAAAATAGTTAGTATTAAAGAAGTGCGCTTATCACCTAATATAGAAGAGCACGATATCAATACAAAGATGAAAAATGCTAATAAGTTCTTATCAAAAGGTGATAGAGTTAAAGTAAGCGTACGCTTTAGAGGTCGAGAATTAGCTCACACTGAGGTAGGTAGAAAGATCCTATTAAATTTTGCTGAAGGCTTAAAAGAGGTAGGGGACGTTGAAAAACCTCCAAAGATGGAAGGTAGATTTATGGTTATGTTCTTAGCGCCAAAAAACTAA
- the rpmI gene encoding 50S ribosomal protein L35, with the protein MPKIKTHSGAAKRFKKTGSGKLKRNKAYKSHILTKKSAKRKRNLRHSTVTDKTNEKQIKRLLPYS; encoded by the coding sequence ATGCCTAAAATTAAAACACATAGCGGAGCTGCTAAAAGATTTAAAAAAACAGGTAGTGGCAAATTAAAAAGAAACAAAGCATACAAAAGCCACATTTTAACTAAAAAATCTGCGAAAAGAAAAAGAAACTTAAGACATAGCACAGTAACAGATAAAACAAACGAAAAGCAAATCAAGAGATTATTACCATATTCATAA
- the rplT gene encoding 50S ribosomal protein L20 — MARVKGAMNTRKRHKRVLKMAKGYRGAKSTQFRTAKPAVMKSLKYAYVGRKLKKREFRRLWIARINAATRINGLSYSKFMHGLKLAGIDLNRKVLADIAVNDPEGFANLVETAKAKVA; from the coding sequence ATGGCAAGAGTTAAAGGAGCTATGAATACTCGTAAAAGACATAAGAGAGTATTAAAAATGGCTAAAGGTTATAGAGGTGCAAAATCAACACAATTTAGAACTGCTAAACCAGCGGTAATGAAATCTTTAAAGTATGCATATGTTGGTAGAAAGTTAAAGAAGAGAGAATTTAGAAGATTATGGATTGCTCGTATCAATGCAGCAACTAGAATCAATGGTTTATCTTATAGCAAATTTATGCATGGTTTAAAATTAGCTGGTATCGATTTAAATAGAAAAGTATTAGCTGATATTGCTGTTAACGATCCAGAAGGTTTCGCTAATTTAGTTGAAACTGCAAAAGCAAAAGTAGCTTAA
- a CDS encoding rhomboid family intramembrane serine protease yields the protein MNFLDKLERKYGRRFGIKNLMLYVVLINFAFYFFDAMNLPVYSMMTLVPGRVLSGEIWRLVTFIFIPPNTSMLFIAFVLYLYYMIGSTLENVWGVFKFNLFYLIGILGTILGAFLVYGITGVNVAATAYYINLSLFLAFAALFPNYELRLFFILPVKMKWLAYLDLAFLLFNFITGGLGTKIFIVVSLLNILLFFSNNIFTKAKQKKRKKKYQAAFESKVIDNVSFHKCTICGVTEKDNPNMQFRYCSKCNGTYEYCMDHLQDHEHIQ from the coding sequence GTGAATTTTTTAGATAAACTTGAACGAAAATATGGTAGACGGTTTGGCATAAAGAACTTAATGCTTTATGTAGTCTTAATCAATTTTGCCTTTTATTTTTTTGATGCAATGAATTTACCAGTATATAGTATGATGACCCTTGTACCAGGTCGAGTTTTAAGTGGTGAGATTTGGCGCTTAGTTACATTTATATTTATTCCACCAAATACATCTATGCTATTTATCGCCTTTGTTCTTTATCTTTATTATATGATTGGATCAACTTTAGAAAATGTATGGGGCGTTTTTAAATTCAACTTATTTTACTTAATAGGTATATTGGGAACAATTTTAGGCGCTTTTTTAGTTTATGGTATAACAGGAGTAAACGTTGCAGCAACTGCATACTATATCAACTTATCACTATTTTTAGCTTTTGCAGCATTGTTTCCTAATTATGAATTACGACTATTCTTTATTTTACCTGTAAAGATGAAATGGTTGGCTTATCTTGATTTAGCCTTCCTACTTTTTAATTTTATAACAGGTGGTCTTGGTACGAAAATATTTATTGTGGTATCCTTACTTAATATTCTTCTCTTCTTTAGTAACAATATATTTACTAAGGCAAAGCAAAAGAAACGTAAGAAAAAATACCAGGCAGCATTTGAATCTAAGGTTATTGATAATGTTAGCTTCCATAAATGCACTATTTGTGGAGTAACTGAAAAAGATAACCCTAATATGCAATTTAGATACTGCTCAAAATGTAATGGCACCTATGAATATTGTATGGATCATCTTCAGGATCATGAACATATTCAATAA